One Brassica napus cultivar Da-Ae chromosome C2, Da-Ae, whole genome shotgun sequence DNA window includes the following coding sequences:
- the LOC106387057 gene encoding dnaJ homolog subfamily B member 8 isoform X2, translating into MFATSCVLSPTPQSFFLSPHLPQIQFLYPIKFLGFPVTNRCNVGGSFYNRRRCDERRRRNRIIVPRARASSPYEVLGVSPSATPQDIKRAYRKLALKYHPDVNKEANAQEKFLRIKHAYTTLINSESRRKYGSDTRASGYSSTGQTSRKSNSQVEEDFYGLGDFFKDLQEEFKNWEASASSQGKPKSLWEELAEIGEEFVEFLEKELNISDRDNDGSSKSGERFDFKESSSTGKSPGDSSNSTENSIEENIDEIEAMLAQLKKDLGLQ; encoded by the exons ATGTTCGCAACATCTTGTGTTCTGTCTCCAACACCACAAAGCTTCTTCCTTTCGCCTCATCTTCCTCAAATCCAATTCCTTTATCCGATAAAATTTCTGGGTTTTCCTGTAACGAATCGGTGCAACGTCGGCGGTTCGTTCTATAACCGACGGAGATGTGATGAAAGACGAAGGAGGAATCGAATCATAGTACCTCGAGCTAGAGCCTCCTCTCCTTACGAGGTTCTTGGTGTGTCCCCATCAGCGACTCCTCAAGATATAAAGAGGGCTTACCGCAAACTTGCTCTCAAGTATCACCCTGATGTTAACAAAGAG GCGAATGCGCAGGAGAAGTTTCTGAGGATAAAGCATGCGTACACCACTTTGATTAACTCTGAGTCACGGCGTAAGTACGGTTCAGATACTCGTGCTTCTGGTTACTCCTCTACGGGTCAAACAAGCCGGAAAAGCAACAGTCAAGTCGAGGAAGATTTCTATGGACTTG GGGATTTCTTTAAAGATCTTCAAGAAGAGTTCAAGAACTGGGAAGCTAGCGCTTCTTCACAAGGGAAACCCAAAAGTCTTTGGGAGGAACTAGCG GAAATTGGGGAAGAGTTTGTGGAGTTTCTTGAGAAAGAACTTAACATAAGCGATAGAGACAATGATGGATCAAGCAAAAGTGGAGAAAGATTTGATTTTAAAGAAAGCTCCTCAACGGGGAAATCGCCAGGGGATAGTAGTAATAGCACGGAGAACAGTATAGAAGAGAATATTGAtgagattgaagcaatgctAGCTCAGTTGAAAAAAGATCTTggcttgcaataa
- the LOC106387057 gene encoding dnaJ homolog subfamily B member 8 isoform X1: MFATSCVLSPTPQSFFLSPHLPQIQFLYPIKFLGFPVTNRCNVGGSFYNRRRCDERRRRNRIIVPRARASSPYEVLGVSPSATPQDIKRAYRKLALKYHPDVNKEANAQEKFLRIKHAYTTLINSESRRKYGSDTRASGYSSTGQTSRKSNSQVEEDFYGLGEFVKDVQITIGDFFKDLQEEFKNWEASASSQGKPKSLWEELAEIGEEFVEFLEKELNISDRDNDGSSKSGERFDFKESSSTGKSPGDSSNSTENSIEENIDEIEAMLAQLKKDLGLQ; the protein is encoded by the exons ATGTTCGCAACATCTTGTGTTCTGTCTCCAACACCACAAAGCTTCTTCCTTTCGCCTCATCTTCCTCAAATCCAATTCCTTTATCCGATAAAATTTCTGGGTTTTCCTGTAACGAATCGGTGCAACGTCGGCGGTTCGTTCTATAACCGACGGAGATGTGATGAAAGACGAAGGAGGAATCGAATCATAGTACCTCGAGCTAGAGCCTCCTCTCCTTACGAGGTTCTTGGTGTGTCCCCATCAGCGACTCCTCAAGATATAAAGAGGGCTTACCGCAAACTTGCTCTCAAGTATCACCCTGATGTTAACAAAGAG GCGAATGCGCAGGAGAAGTTTCTGAGGATAAAGCATGCGTACACCACTTTGATTAACTCTGAGTCACGGCGTAAGTACGGTTCAGATACTCGTGCTTCTGGTTACTCCTCTACGGGTCAAACAAGCCGGAAAAGCAACAGTCAAGTCGAGGAAGATTTCTATGGACTTG GTGAATTCGTGAAGGATGTTCAAATAACAATAG GGGATTTCTTTAAAGATCTTCAAGAAGAGTTCAAGAACTGGGAAGCTAGCGCTTCTTCACAAGGGAAACCCAAAAGTCTTTGGGAGGAACTAGCG GAAATTGGGGAAGAGTTTGTGGAGTTTCTTGAGAAAGAACTTAACATAAGCGATAGAGACAATGATGGATCAAGCAAAAGTGGAGAAAGATTTGATTTTAAAGAAAGCTCCTCAACGGGGAAATCGCCAGGGGATAGTAGTAATAGCACGGAGAACAGTATAGAAGAGAATATTGAtgagattgaagcaatgctAGCTCAGTTGAAAAAAGATCTTggcttgcaataa